One Thermoanaerobacter pseudethanolicus ATCC 33223 DNA window includes the following coding sequences:
- a CDS encoding spore germination protein, translating into MPHKLPDPQYVKENYQYMTLSKKLEENIYIFQVLLKGNNDIVFRQISIGDKKVKAFLVYVDGMVDKLLITRNILEPIMIETRKLNKIIYTNDQLFNYINEYFITTSEVNVKDKIGDIIDDLLSGETILLIDGVEKALIISTKGWEGRNITESTTESYVRGPKESFVETLRINTSMLRRRIKHPDFVIENIKIGKYSKTDVSIAYVKSIADDTVVQEVKKRLKKVQIDGVIDSGYLEEFIEDNPFSPFPQIAHSEKPDKVTAEILEGKVAILVDGSPFVLIVPAVFVQFFQAAEDYYERYFLSSALRILRIAAMFIALLFPSIYIAETTFHQEMIPTQLAISIAAQREGVPFPALLEALFMEITFEILREAGIRLPMQVGQAVSIVGGLVVGQAAVQAGLVSPAMVIVVAMTGIASFSIPAYNVAITFRLLRFIIMIAAGTLGFFGIIMVVMMILAHMASLESFGVPYLSPLTPSRTQELSDVLIRIPWWAKILRPRTVQRKNIMRQEDTRG; encoded by the coding sequence ATGCCCCATAAGTTGCCTGATCCACAGTATGTAAAAGAAAATTATCAATATATGACTCTTAGCAAAAAATTAGAAGAAAATATATATATATTTCAAGTGCTTTTAAAAGGGAATAATGACATAGTTTTTAGGCAAATTAGCATAGGAGATAAAAAAGTTAAAGCTTTTTTAGTATATGTAGATGGAATGGTAGATAAGTTGTTAATTACTCGAAATATTTTAGAGCCAATAATGATAGAGACAAGAAAGTTGAATAAAATCATATACACTAATGACCAACTCTTTAATTATATAAATGAATATTTTATAACAACTTCAGAAGTAAATGTAAAAGATAAAATTGGAGATATAATAGACGACTTACTTTCTGGAGAGACAATACTTTTAATTGATGGAGTGGAAAAAGCTTTAATTATCTCTACAAAGGGATGGGAAGGGAGAAATATAACTGAGTCTACTACAGAATCCTATGTAAGAGGTCCTAAAGAGTCTTTTGTGGAGACTTTAAGAATAAATACTTCTATGCTAAGAAGGAGAATAAAACACCCTGATTTTGTAATTGAAAATATAAAAATTGGAAAGTATTCTAAAACAGATGTATCTATTGCTTATGTAAAAAGCATTGCTGATGATACAGTGGTACAAGAAGTTAAAAAACGACTTAAAAAAGTACAAATTGATGGGGTTATTGATAGCGGTTATTTAGAAGAATTTATAGAGGATAATCCTTTTTCTCCTTTTCCACAAATAGCTCATTCTGAAAAGCCAGACAAGGTGACTGCAGAAATTTTAGAAGGGAAAGTGGCAATATTAGTTGATGGTTCACCTTTTGTATTAATAGTTCCTGCAGTATTTGTACAATTCTTTCAGGCTGCTGAAGATTATTATGAGAGGTATTTCTTGTCATCAGCTCTCAGAATTTTGAGAATTGCTGCGATGTTTATTGCTCTTTTATTTCCCTCTATATACATTGCAGAAACTACTTTTCATCAAGAAATGATACCGACGCAACTAGCTATTTCTATTGCTGCTCAAAGGGAAGGAGTGCCTTTTCCAGCACTTTTGGAGGCATTATTCATGGAAATAACCTTTGAAATTTTAAGGGAGGCGGGTATAAGACTTCCTATGCAAGTAGGACAAGCAGTAAGTATAGTAGGCGGTTTGGTAGTTGGGCAAGCAGCTGTTCAAGCAGGACTCGTGTCTCCTGCAATGGTGATTGTAGTTGCAATGACAGGAATAGCTTCCTTTTCAATTCCTGCTTATAACGTTGCGATAACTTTTAGGCTTTTGAGATTTATCATAATGATTGCAGCAGGAACTTTAGGCTTTTTTGGGATAATAATGGTGGTGATGATGATACTCGCCCATATGGCGTCATTGGAGTCTTTTGGAGTACCATACCTTTCACCTTTGACTCCAAGTAGGACACAAGAATTAAGCGATGTATTAATAAGAATACCTTGGTGGGCAAAGATATTGAGGCCGCGAACTGTACAGAGAAAAAATATTATGAGGCAGGAGGATACAAGAGGATAA
- a CDS encoding Ger(x)C family spore germination protein: MKRLVILILVGAILLTGCWDKREINQLAFVQGLGIEKGKDDMIHLIVQILKPGLLATGGGGAGGTGGGSAVGKPYAVFQASGVDFAKAFSNLNDELPRSLFLQYNEIIFLDEKFARSGIYKTLDFMTRNPEFRRTAYILVVTGGNLQELFDLPSNEQLERYPYREVLGMIQNQQNTSSSYVCDLNEFIETLEIPKKAPITGRLEIVKKDGKAIGLRMVGSAVFNNDKLVGFLEEQDTKAVMTLKNKLKRSTLTLDKGLKSEKAHISFVVTKAHTDIIPKVKGKDISFDIKVNIETHMNEQESKYDLTEPKNLEKLQLLINDKIKQGIEHALFVLQKKYNADVVGFINILHQRNPKLWKEVEKDWDKIYPEVKFNVTVKSIVRRTGLTSKPIYPR; the protein is encoded by the coding sequence ATGAAGAGACTTGTAATATTAATTTTGGTGGGTGCCATTTTACTCACAGGATGCTGGGATAAAAGAGAAATAAATCAATTGGCCTTTGTACAAGGTTTAGGTATTGAAAAAGGAAAAGATGACATGATACATCTCATTGTGCAAATTTTAAAACCGGGACTTCTTGCAACAGGTGGCGGTGGTGCTGGAGGTACGGGGGGAGGAAGTGCTGTTGGCAAGCCCTATGCTGTTTTTCAAGCCAGTGGGGTGGATTTTGCAAAGGCTTTTTCTAACTTAAATGATGAATTGCCAAGGTCTCTTTTTCTGCAATATAACGAAATAATATTTTTAGATGAAAAATTTGCACGTTCGGGAATATACAAGACTTTAGATTTTATGACAAGAAATCCTGAGTTTAGGAGGACAGCTTATATATTAGTTGTAACTGGAGGAAACTTGCAAGAACTCTTTGATTTGCCAAGTAATGAGCAACTTGAAAGATATCCCTACAGAGAAGTGTTGGGAATGATACAAAACCAACAAAATACTTCTTCTTCGTATGTATGTGATCTAAATGAGTTTATTGAGACGTTGGAGATTCCAAAAAAAGCGCCTATAACAGGGCGACTGGAAATAGTAAAAAAAGATGGCAAAGCGATAGGATTGAGGATGGTAGGGTCTGCAGTTTTTAACAATGATAAGTTAGTGGGATTTTTAGAGGAGCAAGACACAAAAGCTGTAATGACATTAAAGAACAAATTAAAAAGAAGTACATTGACTTTAGACAAGGGATTAAAAAGCGAAAAGGCACATATTTCTTTTGTGGTTACTAAAGCCCATACTGATATTATTCCTAAAGTGAAAGGCAAAGACATTTCTTTTGATATAAAAGTTAATATAGAAACCCATATGAACGAGCAAGAGAGCAAGTATGATTTGACAGAGCCTAAAAATCTTGAAAAGCTTCAACTTTTAATAAATGACAAAATAAAACAAGGGATAGAACACGCGCTTTTTGTACTTCAAAAGAAGTATAATGCTGATGTAGTAGGATTTATCAATATTTTGCACCAAAGGAATCCTAAACTATGGAAAGAAGTTGAAAAAGACTGGGATAAAATTTATCCTGAGGTGAAATTTAATGTGACAGTGAAATCAATTGTAAGAAGGACAGGTTTAACTTCTAAACCTATATATCCGAGGTGA